From Huiozyma naganishii CBS 8797 chromosome 11, complete genome, a single genomic window includes:
- the MPC3 gene encoding mitochondrial pyruvate carrier (similar to Saccharomyces cerevisiae YGR243W and YHR162W; ancestral locus Anc_5.83) — protein MSAINIAFRRFWNSQTGPKTVHFWAPTMKWGLVIAGLSDLQRPVQKLSGTQSLSLLATGFVWTRWSFVIKPRNMLLASVNFFLGCTASMQIARMVKYRLERGDTWPQALKYLVTSKDASANALVVGQLPQPVRQEDAKLVH, from the coding sequence aTGTCAGCGATCAATATTGCGTTTAGAAGGTTTTGGAACAGCCAGACGGGGCCCAAGACGGTGCATTTCTGGGCACCCACGATGAAATGGGGGTTGGTTATTGCTGGTCTCTCGGATTTGCAGAGGCCGGTGCAGAAGTTATCCGGCACACAGTCGCTTTCCCTTCTGGCAACTGGGTTCGTGTGGACCCGGTGGTCCTTCGTGATTAAACCGAGGAACATGCTTCTGGCTTCGGTGAACTTCTTCCTGGGGTGCACGGCGAGTATGCAGATTGCTAGAATGGTTAAGTACAGGCTAGAGAGGGGGGACACGTGGCCGCAGGCATTGAAGTACCTGGTCACGTCAAAGGACGCTTCTGCAAATGCTCTAGTCGTGGGACAGCTACCACAGCCCGTGCGACAGGAGGACGCGAAATTGGTACATTGA
- the PFK1 gene encoding 6-phosphofructokinase subunit alpha (similar to Saccharomyces cerevisiae PFK1 (YGR240C); ancestral locus Anc_5.85), with protein sequence MLFQDSCCGVAFRSLVTTDEKLFQQTIQFYHSLGFSTIKDYNKFKHGENSLLTAGTSEDSLMEVWLESFKLSELDESGFRVPQQEASNKEQSQGSLLKIRLSMRKDETQVNGSFQITYFSTELDQLVAKFKAQKVAENVYSIVDPLNNTIQFTNYASALDKTPTTADFFQKPAEDAGAASAELSTSSSEDALTKLKTSLGSLQPKKKIAVMTSGGDSPGMCAAVRAVVRTGIHFGCDVYAVYEGYEGLLRGGDLLKKMSWEDVRGWLSEGGTLIGTARSVEFRQREGRKRAAGNLIRRGIDALVVCGGDGSLTGADLFRHEWPSLVEELVKDGTFTQEQVNPYRNLTIVGLVGSIDNDMSGTDSTIGAYSALERICEMVDYIDATAKSHSRAFVVEVMGRHCGWLALMAGIATGADYIFIPERAVPRGKWQEELKQVCQRHRDKGRRNNTIIVAEGALDDELNPVTAEDVKDTLVELGLDTKVTILGHVQRGGTAVAHDRWLATLQGVDAVKAVLENTPETPSPLIGILENKIIRMPLVESVKLTKSVADAIESKNFDKAISLRDTEFIELYENFLSTTVRDDGSELLPENERLNIAVVHVGAPSAALNAATRAATLYCLSHGHKPFAIMNGFSGLIQTGKVKELSWIDVENWHNLGGSEIGTNRSVAAEDMGTIAYYLQKFKIDGLIILGGFEGFKSLKQLRDSRKDHPIFNIPMVLIPATISNNVPGTEYSLGVDTCLNALVNYTDDIKQSASASRKRVFVVEVQGGHSGYIASFTGLVTGAVSVYTPESKIDLTSIKEDLTLLQENFRHDKGENRNGKILIRNEQASSVYSTDLIADIISEQSKGRFGVRTAIPGHAQQGGVPSSKDRVTASRYAVKCCKFIEQWNKKNTAKCTDEDAHVLRFTYNAQGEKVPTVEHEDESASVICVNGSQISYKPIADLWENETDIYLRKGQDVHWREFNKVGDILSGRLRLRAEVAAGECQQNA encoded by the coding sequence ATGTTGTTCCAGGATTCTTGCTGCGGTGTCGCGTTCAGGTCGTTGGTGACCACCGACgagaaactgttccaacAGACCATCCAGTTCTACCACTCGCTAGGGTTTTCCACCATCAAGGACTAcaacaagttcaagcaTGGCGAAAACTCGCTGCTTACCGCGGGCACCTCCGAGGACTCTCTCATGGAGGTCTGGCTGGAGTCCTTCAAGCTCTCTGAGCTCGACGAGAGCGGTTTCAGAGTGCCCCAGCAGGAGGCCTCCAACAAAGAACAGTCCCAGGGGTCCCTCTTGAAGATCCGTCTCTCCATGAGGAAGGACGAAACGCAGGTCAACGGGTCCTTCCAAATAACTTACTTCTCCACCGAATTGGACCAATTGGTTGCAAAGTTCAAGGCGCAGAAAGTCGCGGAAAACGTCTACTCCATAGTGGACCCGCTTAATAACACCATCCAGTTCACAAACTACGCTTCCGCGCTAGACAAAACACCAACAACGGCAGACTTCTTCCAGAAGCCAGCAGAGGACGCCGGTGCCGCCTCCGCGGAATTGTCCACCTCTTCCTCCGAGGACGCTCTAACCAAGTTGAAGACCTCTCTTGGGTCCCTGcaaccaaagaagaagatcgcAGTCATGACCTCGGGGGGGGACTCCCCAGGTATGTGTGCCGCCGTGCGTGCCGTCGTTAGAACCGGTATCCACTTCGGCTGCGACGTGTACGCAGTGTACGAAGGGTACGAGGGGCTGCTGCGTGGCGGTGAcctcttgaagaaaatgagCTGGGAGGACGTCAGAGGATGGCTAAGCGAGGGTGGTACACTTATCGGGACCGCGCGTTCCGTCGAGTTCAGACAGCGTGAGGGGAGGAAGAGGGCCGCTGGGAACCTGATCAGAAGAGGGATTGACGCATTGGTCGTCTGCGGTGGTGATGGGTCCCTGACTGGTGCCGACTTGTTCAGACACGAGTGGCCATCCCTGGTCGAAGAACTCGTCAAGGACGGGACTTTCACCCAGGAACAGGTCAACCCGTACAGAAACTTGACCATCGTCGGGTTGGTTGGGTCCATCGACAACGATATGTCAGGGACAGACTCCACCATCGGTGCATACTCCGCTTTGGAGAGAATCTGTGAAATGGTCGACTACATCGACGCAACCGCCAAGTCCCACTCAAGAGCCTTCGTCGTAGAGGTCATGGGCAGACACTGTGGTTGGCTAGCACTGATGGCCGGTATCGCCACCGGTGCGGACTACATCTTCATCCCGGAGAGAGCCGTCCCCCGTGGGAAATGGCAAGAGGAATTGAAACAGGTCTGCCAAAGACACAGAGACAAGGGTAGAAGAAACAACACCATCATTGTCGCCGAGGGTGCCCTTGACGACGAGTTGAACCCAGTCACGGCAGAGGATGTCAAGGACACTTTGGTCGAACTTGGCCTAGACACAAAGGTCACCATCTTGGGCCACGTCCAGAGAGGTGGTACCGCTGTCGCTCACGACAGATGGTTGGCCACTTTGCAAGGTGTTGACGCCGTCAAGGCCGTCTTGGAAAACACCCCAGAGACCCCATCGCCATTGATCGGTATCCTAGAGAACAAGATCATCAGAATGCCCCTTGTTGAATCGGTCAAGTTGACCAAATCTGTCGCCGATGCTATCGAAAGCAAAAACTTCGACAAAGCTATCAGTCTGAGAGACACAGAATTCATCGAACTTTACGAAAACTTCTTGTCCACCACGGTCCGTGACGACGGTTCTGAGTTGTTGCCAGAAAACGAGAGACTGAACATCGCCGTCGTCCACGTCGGTGCACCATCTGCCGCTTTGAACGCTGCCACCAGAGCCGCAACTTTGTACTGTCTGTCCCACGGTCACAAGCCATTCGCCATCATGAACGGGTTCAGTGGTTTGATCCAAACGGGTAAAGTCAAGGAATTGAGCTGGATCGACGTTGAAAACTGGCACAACTTGGGTGGTTCCGAAATCGGTACCAACAGATCTGTCGCCGCTGAAGATATGGGTACCATTGCCTACTACCTGCAGAAGTTCAAGATTGACGGGTTGATCATCCTTGGTGGGTTTGAAGGTttcaagtccttgaagCAGCTACGTGACAGCAGAAAGGACCATCCAATCTTCAACATCCCAATGGTCTTGATCCCAGCAACCATCTCCAACAACGTCCCAGGTACGGAATATTCGCTAGGTGTTGATACCTGTTTGAATGCATTGGTAAACTACACCGATGACATCAAGCAGAGTGCCTCCGCCTCCAGAAAGAGAGTTTTTGTCGTTGAAGTGCAAGGTGGCCATTCCGGTTACATTGCCTCCTTCACTGGGTTGGTGACCGGTGCCGTGTCTGTTTACACGCCAGAAAGCAAGATCGACTTGACGTCCATCAAGGAGGATTTGACTCTGCTACAGGAGAACTTCCGTCACGATAAAGGTGAGAACAGAAACGGTAAGATCTTGATCAGAAACGAACAGGCATCGTCCGTGTACAGCACAGACCTGATCGCCGACATCATCTCCGAGCAAAGCAAGGGCAGATTCGGTGTCAGAACCGCTATCCCAGGCCATGCACAACAAGGTGGTGTCCCATCCTCTAAGGACCGTGTCACCGCCTCGAGATACGCTGTCAAGTGTTGTAAGTTTATCGAACAGtggaacaagaagaacactGCCAAGTGCACGGACGAAGACGCCCACGTCTTGAGATTCACCTACAATGCTCAAGGTGAGAAAGTGCCAACTGTCGAGCATGAGGACGAGTCTGCTAGTGTCATTTGTGTCAACGGCTCTCAAATTTCCTACAAGCCAATTGCCGACTTATGGGAGAACGAAACTGATATTTACTTGAGAAAGGGTCAGGACGTGCATTGGAGAGAGTTTAACAAGGTTGGTGACATTCTTTCCGGTAGATTGAGACTAAGAGCCGAGGTGGCAGCTGGTGAATGTCAACAAAATGCTTGA
- the YAP1802 gene encoding Yap1802p (similar to Saccharomyces cerevisiae YAP1802 (YGR241C) and YAP1801 (YHR161C); ancestral locus Anc_5.84): MLTHVGNSYTKMVKGATKIKMAPPKAKYVDPILQGMSDQRNFNEIVDALQDRMQLNIWSVVYKSLIVIHLMVSTHPYTLEWFADHAQSVFHMHKIVNSNKWSANDLRALQRYNDYLRAKCIAYGETRRGSKSGNRTQAKLREVESLLDQIRALLKNRYSPQDLDNELLLYAFKLLTKDLLELYNKLNADVIVLLESFFDLSLDDAERTLDNYKVFVDVTEYVVKFLKVGKAVGLDIPVIKHITTKLIRSLEQHLDSLAARDSDTTPQRQSVPTAKSRGDTEDDVAHREREAQAREQLAQIREQKRQLEQQLQQQQSVMITPTVPQYTGTNPFSPSPVIAAQQESFSFEPPVNTGPILQQNTNNPFLAMPTTGTGLSQPPYQRTGSSYVNNPFTLSNIIEEPTQEQQAPVQVTGYYIPTNQPPQQHQAQYTNPFQQPSQPPTAGNTGSNLVDM; the protein is encoded by the coding sequence ATGCTGACCCATGTCGGGAACTCATACACCAAGATGGTGAAGGGCGCCACGAAGATCAAAATGGCCCCGCCAAAGGCTAAATACGTGGACCCTATCTTACAAGGTATGTCTGACCAGCGAAATTTCAACGAGATAGTAGATGCACTGCAGGATCGAATGCAGCTAAACATCTGGTCCGTCGTTTACAAATCACTCATCGTCATACACTTAATGGTCTCGACGCATCCCTACACTCTGGAATGGTTTGCTGACCATGCACAGTCCGTGTTCCACATGCACAAGATCGTCAACTCCAATAAATGGTCCGCAAACGACCTCAGGGCATTGCAACGGTACAACGACTACTTGAGGGCGAAATGTATCGCGTATGGCGAAACCCGTCGCGGGAGTAAGTCCGGTAACAGAACACAGGCGAAACTGCGCGAGGTCGAGTCCCTTCTGGATCAGATCAGAGCGCTTCTCAAGAACAGGTACTCCCCACAGGATCTGGATAACGAGTTGCTGCTGTATGCGTTCAAGTTGCTCACAAAGGATCTGCTCGAGTTGTACAACAAGCTGAACGCGGATGTGATCGTGCTTCTTGAGTCCTTCTTCGATCTTTCCCTCGACGACGCGGAGAGGACACTGGACAATTACAAAGTGTTTGTGGACGTCACGGAGTACGTCGTtaagtttttgaaagtcgGGAAGGCTGTGGGACTGGACATCCCCGTGATCAAACACATCACTACAAAGCTGATCAGATCGTTGGAACAACACTTGGACTCGCTAGCCGCAAGAGACAGTGATACTACACCACAGAGACAGTCTGTGCCCACTGCGAAGAGCAGGGGGGACACCGAGGACGACGTGGCTCACAGGGAAAGAGAGGCACAAGCGAGGGAACAGTTGGCGCAGATCAGAGAGCAGAAGAGACAATTGGAGCAACAGttacaacagcaacagtcAGTGATGATCACACCGACCGTGCCGCAGTACACGGGGACGAACCCCTTCTCGCCGTCCCCCGTGATCGCCGCGCAACAAGAATCCTTCTCCTTTGAGCCCCCCGTGAATACAGGCCCCATCCTGCAACAGAACACCAACAACCCGTTCTTGGCAATGCCGACGACAGGTACAGGTCTGTCACAACCGCCATACCAGAGAACAGGGTCCTCGTACGTGAACAACCCGTTCACCCTCAGCAACATAATCGAGGAACCCACCCAGGAACAGCAGGCACCGGTGCAAGTCACAGGATACTACATCCCGACGAACCAaccaccacagcaacaCCAAGCGCAGTACACGAACCCGTTCCAGCAGCCATCGCAACCACCCACCGCTGGTAACACGGGCTCGAACCTCGTGGACATGTGA
- the PEX21 gene encoding Pex21p (similar to Saccharomyces cerevisiae PEX21 (YGR239C) and PEX18 (YHR160C); ancestral locus Anc_5.86), giving the protein MPESCRVNPIQRFISKRDNVSVSSLPTLISSSHVHSSSSSSRSLERTFLQGHVPSLVTRQPLISDNKYSPPYVPDEASRSNTIGSSHSETWINQFSAMKVEDPLEASLEYKRLYKNYERQMGNGYRRFNSSSPDLKPQFVSPVGQRIQKSRLLKRGGTVPLSGSRASPYGTIQTHSTTTHTPTDALLEAEFNTLEQELMEQDLATPETRETSNPAFTGEQRELQEIASSIVDACSPPLTPLARDSPVQSKLASSKFMGLMKRVSDGDVTVKPAQRELFTPGTGDRVGSEYFQVGNGQHDPTKK; this is encoded by the coding sequence ATGCCTGAGTCATGTCGGGTTAATCCGATTCAACGATTCATTTCGAAAAGGGATAATGTATCGGTTTCCAGTTTACCAACACTGATAAGCAGCAGCCATGTTCacagtagcagcagcagcagtcgTTCTCTGGAACGgacatttcttcaaggacaTGTGCCCTCTTTGGTTACACGCCAGCCGTTAATATCGGATAATAAGTACAGCCCACCATATGTCCCTGATGAAGCCTCAAGGTCAAACACAATAGGAAGCAGTCACTCGGAAACGTGGATAAACCAGTTTTCAGCAATGAAAGTTGAGGATCCCTTGGAGGCCAGTTTAGAGTACAAGAGACTGTACAAGAACTATGAGAGACAGATGGGAAATGGTTATCGTCGGTTCAACAGCTCCTCTCCAGATCTAAAACCCCAATTTGTTTCACCTGTTGGGCAAAGAATACAAAAGTCACGGTTGCTCAAACGAGGCGGTACCGTTCCGCTGTCCGGATCGCGGGCATCGCCTTATGGCACTATACAGACTCACAGTACGACAACTCACACACCTACAGACGCCCTTCTGGAAGCGGAATTTAACACCCTAGAACAAGAGTTGATGGAGCAAGACTTGGCCACTCCGGAAACCAGAGAAACGTCAAACCCTGCGTTTACTGGGGAGCAACGCGAGTTGCAGGAGATTGCGTCAAGTATCGTAGATGCGTGCTCCCCACCATTAACACCATTAGCGAGAGACTCGCCCGTACAGAGCAAACTAGCCTCCTCAAAATTCATGGGGCTTATGAAGAGGGTCAGCGACGGGGACGTGACAGTGAAGCCCGCTCAAAGAGAACTGTTCACGCCAGGCACAGGTGATCGCGTGGGCAGTGAGTATTTTCAAGTGGGAAACGGGCAACACGACCCTACAAAGAAGTAG